A genomic window from Streptomyces sp. HUAS YS2 includes:
- a CDS encoding response regulator transcription factor, producing MRLLLVEDDDHVAAALSAVLAKHGFAVTHARNGEEALQAVLPAAHGERPSYGVILLDLGLPDQDGYQVCGRIRKLTSTPVIMVTARADVRSRIHGLNLGADDYVVKPYDTGELLARIHAVSRRTSGGEETGPAGEETALRLGAVTIELPTRRVSVDGAPVPLTRKEFDLLALLAQRPGVVFRREQIISEVWRTSWEGTGRTLEVHVASLRSKLRMPALIETVRGVGYRLVVPAA from the coding sequence ATGAGACTGCTGCTCGTCGAGGACGACGACCATGTCGCCGCCGCCCTGTCGGCGGTGCTCGCGAAGCACGGCTTCGCCGTGACCCATGCCCGCAACGGCGAGGAGGCCCTGCAGGCCGTCCTGCCCGCCGCGCACGGGGAGCGCCCCTCGTACGGGGTGATCCTGCTCGACCTCGGCCTGCCCGACCAGGACGGCTACCAGGTCTGCGGCCGGATCCGGAAGCTCACCAGCACCCCGGTGATCATGGTCACCGCGCGCGCGGACGTGCGCTCCCGGATACACGGACTCAACCTCGGCGCGGACGACTACGTCGTGAAGCCGTACGACACCGGGGAGCTGCTCGCCCGCATCCACGCGGTCAGCCGGCGCACCTCCGGCGGCGAGGAGACCGGCCCGGCCGGCGAGGAGACCGCGCTGCGCCTGGGCGCCGTCACCATCGAGCTGCCCACCCGTCGCGTCAGCGTCGACGGCGCGCCGGTGCCGCTCACCCGTAAGGAGTTCGACCTGCTCGCGCTGCTCGCCCAGCGGCCAGGCGTGGTCTTCCGGCGGGAGCAGATCATCAGCGAGGTGTGGCGCACCAGTTGGGAGGGGACCGGTCGCACGCTGGAGGTGCACGTCGCCTCGCTGCGGTCCAAGCTGCGCATGCCCGCCCTGATCGAGACCGTGCGGGGCGTCGGCTACCGCCTGGTCGTGCCGGCCGCGTAG
- a CDS encoding amino acid ABC transporter ATP-binding protein → MSGVSVTKGSEDAAPAVGDLVVLSDVNKHFGALHVLQDIDLTIARGEVVVVIGPSGSGKSTLCRTINRLETIDNGSITIDGKPLPQEGKELARLRADVGMVFQSFNLFAHKTVLENVMLGQIKVRKADKKAAETKARTLLDRVGVGTQADKYPAQLSGGQQQRVAIARALAMDPKVMLFDEPTSALDPEMINEVLEVMQQLARDGMTMVVVTHEMGFARSAANRVVFMADGKIVEQATPDEFFSNPRSDRAKDFLSKILHH, encoded by the coding sequence ATGAGCGGAGTGTCAGTGACCAAGGGTTCGGAAGACGCCGCGCCGGCGGTGGGCGACCTGGTCGTGCTGTCCGACGTCAACAAGCACTTCGGCGCGCTGCATGTGCTCCAGGACATCGACCTGACCATCGCCCGTGGCGAGGTCGTGGTCGTCATCGGGCCTTCCGGGTCCGGCAAGTCCACGCTGTGCCGCACGATCAACCGCCTGGAGACGATCGACAACGGCAGCATCACCATCGACGGCAAGCCGCTGCCCCAGGAGGGCAAGGAGTTGGCGCGGCTGCGTGCCGATGTCGGCATGGTCTTCCAGTCGTTCAACCTGTTCGCGCACAAGACCGTGCTCGAGAACGTGATGCTGGGTCAGATCAAGGTCCGCAAGGCCGACAAGAAGGCCGCGGAGACCAAGGCCCGCACCCTGCTCGACCGGGTGGGTGTCGGCACGCAGGCGGACAAGTACCCGGCCCAGCTCTCCGGCGGACAGCAGCAACGCGTCGCGATCGCACGGGCGTTGGCGATGGACCCCAAGGTCATGCTGTTCGACGAGCCCACCTCGGCCCTCGACCCCGAGATGATCAACGAGGTGCTCGAGGTGATGCAGCAACTGGCGCGCGACGGGATGACGATGGTCGTCGTCACCCACGAGATGGGCTTCGCCCGCTCCGCCGCCAACCGCGTCGTGTTCATGGCCGACGGCAAGATCGTCGAGCAGGCGACGCCGGACGAGTTCTTCAGCAACCCGCGCAGCGACCGGGCCAAGGACTTCCTGTCGAAGATCCTGCACCACTGA
- a CDS encoding glutamate ABC transporter substrate-binding protein produces the protein MKLRKTAAVAAIAVLALTATACAGKEGSAGDKPTNVKPGESGAPKLPTYTVAKDVKLESSVFKEAQKRGKLIIGSKADQPYLGFEDQATKKRSGFDVEIAKMIAADLGFSEDQIEWKTVDSKLRETAISTGQVDYYVGTYSINDKRKAQVGFAGPYYKAGADLLVRKDETAITGPETLKGKKVCSITGSTPLQEIKKPQYGAQTTELAKYSDCVQQLLTKQVDAVTTDDSILKGYAAANAGKLKVVGKPFTEELYGIGMNKDDKALRDAINTSLENHTKDGTYKKIYEATLGLSGSAFVEPPAINRY, from the coding sequence ATGAAGCTCCGCAAGACCGCGGCCGTGGCTGCCATTGCTGTGCTCGCGCTCACCGCGACCGCCTGTGCGGGCAAGGAGGGTTCGGCCGGCGACAAGCCGACGAACGTGAAGCCGGGCGAGTCGGGTGCCCCCAAGCTCCCGACCTACACCGTCGCCAAGGACGTGAAGCTGGAGTCCTCGGTCTTCAAGGAGGCCCAGAAGCGCGGCAAGCTGATCATCGGCTCCAAGGCCGACCAGCCGTACCTCGGCTTCGAGGACCAGGCGACCAAGAAGCGCTCCGGCTTCGACGTCGAGATCGCCAAGATGATCGCCGCCGACCTGGGCTTCTCCGAGGACCAGATCGAGTGGAAGACGGTCGACTCCAAGCTCCGCGAGACCGCGATCTCCACGGGCCAGGTCGACTACTACGTCGGTACCTACTCGATCAACGACAAGCGCAAGGCGCAGGTCGGCTTCGCGGGCCCGTACTACAAGGCCGGCGCCGACCTCCTGGTCCGCAAGGACGAGACCGCCATCACGGGTCCCGAGACCCTGAAGGGCAAGAAGGTCTGCTCCATCACGGGCTCCACCCCGCTGCAGGAGATCAAGAAGCCGCAGTACGGCGCCCAGACCACCGAGCTGGCGAAGTACTCGGACTGCGTCCAGCAGCTGCTCACCAAGCAGGTCGACGCCGTCACCACGGACGACTCGATCCTCAAGGGCTACGCCGCCGCCAACGCCGGCAAGCTCAAGGTCGTCGGCAAGCCGTTCACCGAGGAGCTGTACGGCATCGGCATGAACAAGGACGACAAGGCGCTCCGCGACGCGATCAACACGTCGCTGGAGAACCACACCAAGGACGGCACGTACAAGAAGATCTACGAGGCGACCCTGGGCCTGTCCGGCTCCGCCTTCGTCGAGCCGCCGGCGATCAACCGCTACTGA
- a CDS encoding amino acid ABC transporter permease, with the protein MNVLLDHFPEFVDGFIGTVSITAVSTVIALVLGIVVAGFRVSPVPPLRFIGTAWVTLLRNTPLTLLFLVAMFIVPEILFPGMSAFVLGSLALGFYTSAFICEAVRSGINTVPLGQAEAARSLGMTFSQTLRMIVLPQATRTVLPPLSSILIALTKNSAIAGAFSVTELFGWQTLMSEQGYAIAPIFLWVAAAYLVITFTISGIFRLLERRLEVAR; encoded by the coding sequence ATGAACGTACTGCTCGACCATTTCCCGGAGTTCGTCGACGGGTTCATAGGAACCGTGTCGATCACCGCCGTCAGCACGGTCATCGCGCTGGTCCTCGGCATCGTCGTCGCCGGCTTCCGGGTCTCGCCCGTACCGCCGCTGCGCTTCATCGGCACCGCCTGGGTCACGCTGCTGCGCAACACGCCGCTGACGCTGCTCTTCCTGGTGGCGATGTTCATCGTCCCGGAGATCCTCTTCCCGGGCATGAGCGCCTTCGTGCTCGGCTCGCTCGCGCTGGGCTTCTACACCTCCGCCTTCATCTGCGAGGCGGTCCGCTCCGGCATCAACACCGTGCCGCTCGGGCAGGCCGAGGCCGCCCGCTCCCTGGGTATGACGTTCTCGCAGACGCTGCGCATGATCGTGCTGCCGCAGGCCACCCGCACCGTGCTGCCGCCGCTGAGCTCGATCCTCATCGCGCTCACCAAGAACTCGGCCATCGCGGGCGCCTTCAGCGTCACCGAACTCTTCGGCTGGCAGACGCTGATGAGCGAGCAGGGCTACGCGATCGCCCCGATCTTCCTCTGGGTGGCCGCCGCCTACCTGGTCATCACCTTCACCATCAGCGGCATCTTCCGCCTGCTGGAGCGCCGCCTGGAGGTCGCCCGATGA
- a CDS encoding amino acid ABC transporter permease: MSASVLYDTPGPKARVRNRVFAVVGTLAIVALIAVSIMRLEEKGHLDYAMWDIFNYSGIRQNIADALIATLKAFALAAVGSLVLGVLLAVGRLSDHKPVRWFATGFIELFRSIPLLITIYAVWVGFLTDYSMWALAIGLSIYNGCVQAEVLRAGINAVPKGQREAAYALGMSKTQVMTYVLMPQAIRAMLPTIISQLVVTLKDTSLGFIILYPELLYSARLIASNTQVNGQYPYVSVIVVFGAIYIALCLALSALATWIEKRGRRAKTGIKAADGDAVVLANDAAQA, translated from the coding sequence ATGAGCGCCAGCGTTCTCTACGACACCCCGGGGCCCAAGGCCCGCGTCCGCAACCGCGTCTTCGCCGTGGTCGGCACCCTCGCCATCGTCGCGCTGATCGCCGTCAGCATCATGCGACTGGAGGAGAAGGGCCACCTCGACTATGCGATGTGGGACATCTTCAACTACTCGGGCATCCGGCAGAACATCGCCGACGCGCTGATCGCGACCCTGAAGGCGTTCGCCCTCGCGGCGGTCGGCTCGCTGGTGCTCGGCGTGCTGCTGGCGGTCGGCCGGCTGTCCGACCACAAGCCGGTCCGCTGGTTCGCCACCGGCTTCATCGAGCTGTTCCGCTCCATCCCGCTGCTCATCACGATCTACGCGGTCTGGGTCGGCTTCCTCACCGACTACTCGATGTGGGCGCTGGCGATCGGCCTGTCGATCTACAACGGTTGTGTGCAGGCCGAGGTGCTGCGCGCCGGCATCAACGCGGTGCCCAAGGGGCAGCGGGAGGCGGCGTACGCGCTCGGCATGAGCAAGACGCAGGTGATGACCTACGTCCTGATGCCGCAGGCGATCCGGGCGATGCTGCCGACGATCATCAGCCAGCTGGTGGTCACCCTCAAGGACACCTCGCTCGGCTTCATCATCCTGTACCCCGAGCTGCTCTACTCGGCCCGGCTGATCGCCTCCAACACGCAGGTCAACGGCCAGTACCCGTACGTCTCCGTGATCGTGGTCTTCGGCGCCATCTACATCGCGCTGTGCCTGGCGCTGTCGGCGCTGGCGACCTGGATCGAGAAGCGCGGGCGGCGGGCGAAGACCGGAATCAAGGCCGCGGACGGCGACGCCGTCGTGCTGGCCAACGACGCCGCTCAGGCGTGA
- a CDS encoding FAD-dependent monooxygenase, translating into MDPVIIVGAGPVGLALSLSLAVQGVPSVVLDEGGGKEEPRPARTVVLRPDMAAMVERLGCATVRDEGVRWAGWRSLRRRQQMRHIELTGDGGLNAPLHLPQHALARGLRDAIAGQKLVRLVHEARLDSIEQDGDGVVAHTRGPGATWWRGSHLVGCDGARSTVRKLLGIRFPGRTAVERHAVAALRTELPWPGEALLHRQPPWRGSGDEITARPLPDGVWRIDWLLPPRGELVTPETLVSRVRDTLSGWCDDSTPQYELIDTGVHTLHHRLARRWRVDRVFLAGDAAHLLGAVGTQGVDEGLRDVDNLAWKLARAWHHGGSERLLDSYQSERRAAVASRLRAADQSLPVLRSSGGLRTYLPGSARGHDSLLTDGHLGRGPLGAPPAYPHSPLAPPDAGEGRIAVGTDDGAPVDDVRVTAPDDTTVRLRDRLGRGRLLVVLVAPGTAVWDRRHWKSAGVMPQLAAAVDALPAKAELLVTEAYPGAAAHSVLLVRPDGHLVAAFSGVRPAELHAAADAACGGAAAGPGGSGRSGPAARSEVLRGSDRTADVN; encoded by the coding sequence GTGGACCCGGTGATCATCGTCGGCGCAGGGCCCGTGGGCCTTGCGCTCTCCCTTTCCCTGGCCGTCCAGGGCGTACCCAGCGTCGTCCTGGACGAGGGCGGCGGCAAGGAGGAACCCCGGCCGGCCCGCACCGTGGTGCTGCGGCCGGACATGGCGGCGATGGTGGAGCGGCTCGGCTGCGCCACCGTGCGTGACGAAGGGGTCAGGTGGGCCGGCTGGCGCTCCCTGCGGCGCAGGCAGCAGATGCGGCACATCGAGCTCACCGGGGACGGTGGGCTGAACGCGCCGCTGCACCTCCCGCAGCACGCCCTCGCGCGCGGGCTGCGGGACGCGATCGCCGGCCAGAAGCTGGTGCGGCTCGTCCACGAGGCCCGGCTGGACTCGATCGAGCAGGACGGCGACGGCGTCGTCGCGCACACCCGCGGCCCCGGCGCGACCTGGTGGCGCGGCAGCCACCTGGTGGGTTGCGACGGCGCCCGGTCCACCGTGCGCAAGCTGCTCGGCATCCGCTTCCCCGGGCGTACTGCGGTGGAACGCCACGCGGTCGCCGCGCTGCGGACCGAACTGCCCTGGCCCGGCGAGGCCCTGCTGCACCGTCAGCCGCCGTGGCGGGGCAGCGGGGACGAGATCACCGCCCGTCCGCTGCCGGACGGCGTGTGGCGGATCGACTGGCTGCTGCCGCCGCGCGGCGAGCTGGTGACCCCGGAGACGCTGGTCTCCCGTGTCCGGGACACGCTGAGCGGCTGGTGCGACGACTCGACGCCGCAGTACGAGCTGATCGACACCGGGGTCCACACGCTGCACCACCGGCTCGCCCGGCGCTGGCGGGTGGACCGGGTGTTCCTCGCCGGCGACGCGGCTCATCTGCTGGGGGCGGTCGGCACGCAGGGAGTCGACGAGGGGCTCCGTGACGTGGACAACCTGGCGTGGAAGCTGGCCCGGGCCTGGCATCACGGGGGTTCCGAGCGGCTCCTCGACAGCTACCAGAGCGAGCGGCGGGCGGCCGTCGCGTCCCGGCTGCGGGCCGCCGACCAGTCGCTGCCGGTGCTGCGGAGCAGCGGCGGGCTGCGTACGTACCTCCCGGGCAGCGCCCGCGGGCACGACAGTCTGCTGACGGACGGGCACCTGGGGCGCGGCCCGCTCGGCGCGCCGCCCGCGTACCCGCACTCCCCCCTCGCGCCTCCGGACGCCGGGGAGGGCCGGATCGCGGTCGGCACGGACGACGGCGCGCCGGTGGACGACGTCCGGGTGACCGCGCCGGACGACACGACCGTACGGCTCAGGGACCGGCTGGGACGCGGGCGGCTCCTGGTCGTGCTGGTCGCGCCGGGGACCGCGGTGTGGGACCGGCGGCACTGGAAGTCCGCCGGGGTGATGCCGCAGCTGGCCGCGGCCGTGGACGCGCTGCCGGCGAAGGCGGAGCTGCTGGTGACCGAGGCGTACCCGGGCGCCGCCGCGCACAGTGTGCTGCTGGTACGGCCGGACGGGCACCTGGTGGCGGCGTTCTCCGGCGTACGGCCGGCGGAACTGCACGCGGCGGCGGACGCGGCGTGCGGCGGCGCGGCCGCCGGGCCGGGCGGGTCCGGCCGGTCGGGCCCGGCGGCCCGGTCGGAGGTGCTCCGGGGCAGCGACCGCACAGCGGACGTGAATTGA
- a CDS encoding putative leader peptide produces the protein MRLWRRVHMDLVRYAGCVCRPSC, from the coding sequence GTGCGCCTGTGGCGGAGGGTCCATATGGACCTCGTCCGCTACGCGGGCTGCGTGTGTCGGCCGTCCTGCTGA
- a CDS encoding cysteine dioxygenase, which translates to MLQRTSATPRVSAPELLDFVRRAAADTELIDSLPLDPEGRTWVRLDGPGGSEAWLIGWPPGTGTGWHDHAESQGAFATAHGTLRENALAVRLPASGWKTLELADGVDRERELTAGQGRAFGRHHVHEVFNESRTEHAVSVHAYYPPLPLIRRFSRSGAVLRLEQVERPEDWQ; encoded by the coding sequence GTGCTCCAGCGCACTTCCGCGACCCCGCGCGTCTCCGCGCCCGAACTTCTCGACTTCGTCCGCCGCGCGGCGGCGGACACCGAACTGATCGACTCGCTGCCCCTCGATCCGGAGGGCCGTACCTGGGTGCGGCTCGACGGGCCGGGCGGGAGTGAGGCCTGGCTGATCGGCTGGCCGCCCGGTACGGGCACCGGCTGGCACGACCACGCGGAGTCGCAGGGGGCGTTCGCCACCGCGCACGGCACGCTCCGGGAGAACGCGCTCGCCGTGCGGCTGCCCGCGAGCGGGTGGAAGACCCTGGAGCTGGCGGACGGGGTGGACCGGGAACGGGAGTTGACGGCCGGTCAGGGCCGCGCGTTCGGGCGGCACCATGTGCACGAGGTGTTCAACGAGTCCCGCACCGAGCATGCCGTCTCGGTGCACGCGTACTATCCGCCGCTCCCGCTGATCCGGCGCTTCAGCCGGTCGGGCGCGGTGCTCCGTCTTGAGCAGGTCGAGCGTCCGGAGGACTGGCAGTGA
- a CDS encoding rhodanese-like domain-containing protein yields MSGERIGIDELLEQVRAGLDRIGAREAFAAYEAGDALLVDTRYAALRERDGLIPGAVVVERNELEWRLDPLGSHRLPQAVSHDVHVVVLCDEGYASSLAAASLRQLGLHRATDMIGGFQAWKAAGLPVLPPEAHG; encoded by the coding sequence GTGAGCGGCGAGCGGATCGGCATCGACGAGTTGTTGGAGCAGGTCCGGGCGGGCCTGGACCGGATCGGCGCGCGGGAGGCGTTCGCCGCGTACGAGGCGGGCGACGCGCTTCTGGTCGACACCCGTTACGCGGCGCTGCGCGAGCGGGACGGGCTGATCCCGGGCGCGGTGGTCGTCGAGCGCAACGAACTGGAGTGGCGGCTCGACCCGCTGGGCAGCCACCGGCTCCCGCAGGCGGTGAGCCACGACGTGCACGTGGTGGTGCTCTGCGACGAGGGGTACGCCTCGTCCCTGGCGGCGGCGTCCCTGCGTCAGCTGGGCCTGCACCGCGCCACGGACATGATCGGCGGCTTCCAGGCGTGGAAGGCGGCGGGCCTCCCCGTCCTGCCTCCGGAAGCCCACGGCTGA
- the recX gene encoding recombination regulator RecX, which yields MTGRTEWPGDSPDSSRAEKELSPQDPAERARAICLRLLTGTPRTRKQLADALRKREIPDEVADEVLSRFEDVGLIDDAAFADAWVESRHHGRGLARRALARELRTKGVDTSLIDEAVGRLDSEQEEATARELVARKLRATRGLERDRRLRRLAGMLARKGYPEGMALRVVRQALEAEGEDTEGLDEPF from the coding sequence GTGACCGGTCGTACCGAATGGCCGGGTGACAGCCCCGACTCGTCGAGGGCCGAGAAGGAGCTGTCGCCCCAGGATCCGGCTGAGCGGGCGCGGGCGATCTGCCTGCGCCTGCTCACCGGGACCCCCCGCACCCGCAAGCAGCTCGCCGACGCCCTGCGCAAGCGCGAGATCCCGGACGAGGTCGCCGACGAGGTCCTCTCCCGCTTCGAGGACGTGGGGCTGATCGACGACGCCGCGTTCGCGGACGCCTGGGTGGAATCCCGGCACCACGGCCGCGGCCTGGCCCGCCGCGCCCTCGCGCGCGAGCTGCGGACGAAGGGCGTCGACACGTCGCTGATCGACGAGGCGGTCGGCCGGCTCGACTCCGAGCAGGAGGAGGCCACCGCGCGCGAGCTCGTCGCGCGCAAGCTCCGCGCGACCCGGGGCCTCGAGCGCGACCGCAGGCTGCGCCGCCTCGCGGGCATGCTCGCCCGCAAGGGATACCCGGAGGGCATGGCCCTGCGGGTGGTCCGCCAGGCCCTGGAGGCCGAGGGCGAGGACACGGAAGGCCTCGACGAGCCGTTCTAG
- the recA gene encoding recombinase RecA, with protein sequence MAGTDREKALDAALAQIERQFGKGAVMRMGDRTQEPIEVISTGSTALDVALGVGGLPRGRVVEIYGPESSGKTTLTLHAVANAQKAGGQVAFVDAEHALDPEYAKKLGVDIDNLILSQPDNGEQALEIVDMLVRSGALDLIVIDSVAALVPRAEIEGEMGDSHVGLQARLMSQALRKITSALNQSKTTAIFINQLREKIGVMFGSPETTTGGRALKFYASVRLDIRRIETLKDGTDAVGNRTRVKVVKNKVAPPFKQAEFDILYGQGISREGGLIDMGVEHGFVRKAGAWYTYEGDQLGQGKENARNFLKDNPDLANEIEKKIKEKLGVGVRPEAPAAEPGADATGAAAVTAGADEAAKSVPAPATKAAKATKATAAKS encoded by the coding sequence ATGGCAGGAACCGACCGCGAGAAGGCACTCGACGCCGCGCTCGCACAGATTGAACGGCAATTCGGCAAGGGTGCCGTGATGCGCATGGGCGACCGCACCCAGGAGCCGATCGAGGTGATCTCCACCGGGTCGACCGCCCTCGACGTCGCCCTCGGCGTCGGCGGCCTGCCGCGCGGCCGCGTGGTGGAGATCTACGGCCCGGAGTCCTCCGGTAAGACGACCCTGACGCTGCACGCCGTGGCGAACGCGCAGAAGGCCGGCGGCCAGGTCGCCTTCGTCGACGCCGAGCACGCGCTCGACCCCGAGTACGCCAAGAAGCTCGGTGTCGACATCGACAACCTGATCCTGTCCCAGCCGGACAACGGCGAGCAGGCGCTGGAGATCGTCGACATGCTCGTCCGCTCCGGTGCCCTCGACCTCATCGTCATCGACTCCGTCGCCGCGCTCGTCCCGCGTGCGGAGATCGAGGGCGAGATGGGCGACTCGCACGTGGGTCTGCAGGCCCGACTGATGAGCCAGGCGCTCCGGAAGATCACCAGCGCGCTCAACCAGTCCAAGACCACCGCGATCTTCATCAACCAGCTCCGCGAGAAGATCGGCGTGATGTTCGGCTCGCCGGAGACCACGACCGGTGGCCGCGCCCTGAAGTTCTACGCCTCGGTCCGTCTCGACATCCGCCGTATCGAGACCCTCAAGGACGGCACGGACGCGGTCGGCAACCGCACCCGCGTCAAGGTCGTCAAGAACAAGGTCGCGCCGCCCTTCAAGCAGGCCGAGTTCGACATCCTCTACGGCCAGGGCATCAGCCGCGAGGGCGGTCTGATCGACATGGGCGTGGAGCACGGCTTCGTCCGCAAGGCCGGCGCCTGGTACACGTACGAGGGCGACCAGCTCGGCCAGGGCAAGGAGAACGCCCGTAACTTCCTGAAGGACAACCCCGATCTCGCCAACGAGATCGAGAAGAAGATCAAGGAGAAGCTGGGCGTCGGTGTCCGTCCCGAGGCCCCGGCTGCCGAGCCGGGCGCGGACGCCACCGGCGCGGCGGCGGTCACGGCGGGCGCGGACGAGGCGGCCAAGTCCGTCCCGGCCCCGGCGACGAAGGCCGCCAAGGCGACCAAGGCCACGGCGGCCAAGAGCTGA
- a CDS encoding calcium-binding protein yields MSTIIPRPGRVRGAGRRGGRASVALVAGLSLSLILGLPGSAAAAPGDLDSTFSGDGKITINVANAEFNSDVLVQADGKIVTLGSGSNFEEPNDFILVRHNADGTLDTTFGDGDGVLFTDFDSGSQDDALALVQDGDGKLVVVGSTAAVTGTDLPQVAMARYNTNGSLDTTFGGDGKVVTDFGQTERSVANTVIMGTDGRIIIGGSLGGNAMVAAFTPTGNPEAPWGDDNSGKTVFTYAGGNSAIYDLTPSGGDAYLAAGRSPAGFGLMRFFQEFGGTDTTFGDNGKVATPFGNEIRSVEQVVGGFVAAGSSGDGTGSRFAVARYDGDGNLDTAFGGGDGTVTTAFGANSAIAHDMATQADGKIVVVGGAALDFALARYNTDGSLDTTFSGDGLVTTDFSTFFDEAYAVALQSDGKIVVSGQDGDDQAVARYRIDNTPPPATVDLAVTKTGPATVSLGDSATYTIRVTNNSTTTTATAVSISDTLTGGSGTILSATASQGGPCTVNPTTMTCRLGNLAPGASATVTVVAEPRATGTLTDWVATAAVETDPNPANNNANAATTVNNSRGCTIVGTSNFETINGTAGNDVICALSGNDTVYGNAGNDTVYGGAGNDYISGGLGTDRLFGQAGNDWLAGESGNDNLNSQDGVGANDAVDGGAGLDTCTTDANDYRYNCP; encoded by the coding sequence ATGTCCACCATCATTCCTCGTCCCGGAAGGGTGCGCGGAGCAGGTCGGCGCGGCGGACGCGCCTCGGTCGCGCTCGTCGCGGGCCTGTCCCTGTCGCTGATCCTGGGCCTGCCCGGGAGCGCTGCGGCCGCACCGGGCGATCTGGACTCCACCTTCAGCGGCGACGGCAAGATCACCATCAACGTCGCCAACGCCGAATTCAATTCGGATGTGCTCGTCCAGGCGGACGGCAAGATCGTCACGCTCGGCAGCGGCTCCAACTTCGAGGAGCCGAACGACTTCATCCTCGTACGACACAACGCCGACGGCACCCTGGACACCACATTCGGCGACGGTGACGGCGTCCTGTTCACCGACTTCGACTCGGGCAGCCAGGACGATGCCCTGGCGCTGGTGCAGGACGGCGACGGCAAGCTCGTCGTGGTGGGCAGCACCGCGGCGGTGACAGGCACCGACCTGCCGCAGGTCGCGATGGCCCGCTACAACACGAACGGCTCCTTGGACACCACCTTCGGCGGTGACGGCAAGGTCGTCACCGACTTCGGACAGACCGAAAGATCCGTGGCGAACACGGTGATCATGGGGACCGACGGCAGGATCATCATCGGCGGCTCCCTGGGCGGCAACGCGATGGTGGCCGCCTTCACCCCCACCGGTAACCCCGAGGCTCCTTGGGGCGACGACAACTCGGGCAAGACCGTCTTCACGTACGCGGGCGGCAACTCGGCGATCTACGACCTGACGCCGTCCGGCGGCGACGCGTACCTCGCGGCCGGCCGCAGCCCCGCCGGCTTCGGGCTCATGCGCTTCTTCCAGGAGTTCGGCGGCACGGACACGACGTTCGGCGACAACGGCAAGGTGGCCACCCCGTTCGGCAACGAGATCCGGAGCGTCGAGCAGGTGGTCGGCGGGTTCGTCGCCGCAGGATCCAGCGGCGACGGGACGGGTTCCCGCTTCGCCGTGGCCCGCTACGACGGGGACGGGAATCTGGACACGGCCTTCGGCGGCGGTGACGGCACCGTGACCACCGCCTTCGGCGCGAACAGCGCCATCGCACACGACATGGCCACCCAGGCGGACGGGAAGATCGTCGTCGTGGGCGGCGCCGCCCTCGACTTCGCCCTCGCCCGCTACAACACGGACGGCTCCCTGGACACCACCTTCAGCGGCGACGGCCTGGTGACCACGGACTTCTCGACCTTCTTCGACGAGGCCTACGCCGTGGCGCTGCAGTCCGACGGCAAGATCGTCGTGTCCGGCCAGGACGGCGACGACCAGGCCGTGGCGCGCTACCGGATCGACAACACCCCGCCGCCGGCCACGGTCGACCTCGCGGTGACCAAGACCGGTCCCGCCACCGTGAGTCTGGGTGACAGCGCGACGTACACGATCCGGGTGACGAACAACAGCACCACCACCACGGCGACCGCGGTCTCGATCTCCGACACGCTCACCGGCGGGTCCGGAACGATCCTGTCGGCCACGGCGAGCCAGGGCGGTCCCTGCACCGTGAACCCGACCACCATGACCTGCCGGCTCGGGAATCTCGCTCCCGGTGCCTCCGCCACCGTCACCGTCGTGGCCGAACCCCGTGCCACCGGCACGCTGACCGACTGGGTCGCCACCGCGGCCGTCGAGACCGACCCCAACCCGGCCAACAACAACGCCAACGCCGCCACCACCGTCAACAACTCCCGCGGCTGCACCATCGTCGGCACCAGCAACTTCGAGACGATCAACGGCACCGCCGGCAACGACGTGATCTGCGCCCTCAGCGGCAACGACACCGTCTACGGCAACGCCGGGAACGACACGGTCTACGGCGGCGCCGGCAACGACTACATCAGCGGCGGCCTCGGCACCGACCGGCTCTTCGGCCAGGCCGGCAACGACTGGCTCGCCGGCGAGAGCGGCAACGACAACCTCAACTCCCAGGACGGCGTCGGCGCCAACGACGCCGTCGACGGCGGCGCCGGCCTCGACACCTGCACCACCGACGCCAACGACTACCGCTACAACTGCCCGTAG